In one window of Sandaracinaceae bacterium DNA:
- a CDS encoding metal-dependent hydrolase: MSVAARRIAPAPSPTSPVADRAERPRIVIRRVDVDTEERGEKYWYNGMPGVTAFAYALSAVFPDGERMFIDSVRHYRDQIKDPELQAEVRAFIGQEAQHGQVHERYNARADADGFAVSAVTAHAQRRMARVRKVAPPEVQLAITCALEHFTAMMAEQLLGNELMSEGVPESHATMWRWHAAEEAEHKAVAFDVYMTVDGSYVRRIRTYLVVSFMFSATTLATTYYLMAKDGTFFSLKNHAQLLRFLLVSPGLSRKVLPGWFDYLRPNFHPWDRDDRHLLERWKREWAPSFR, encoded by the coding sequence ATGTCCGTCGCAGCCCGCCGCATCGCCCCTGCTCCGAGCCCCACGTCCCCCGTCGCGGACCGCGCCGAGCGTCCGCGTATCGTCATCCGCCGCGTCGACGTGGACACCGAGGAGCGCGGCGAGAAGTACTGGTACAACGGCATGCCCGGCGTGACCGCCTTCGCGTACGCGCTCTCGGCCGTGTTCCCGGACGGGGAGCGCATGTTCATCGACTCGGTGCGGCACTACCGCGACCAGATCAAGGACCCCGAGCTGCAGGCCGAGGTGCGCGCCTTCATCGGGCAGGAGGCGCAGCACGGGCAGGTGCACGAGCGCTACAACGCGCGGGCGGACGCGGATGGCTTCGCGGTGAGCGCGGTCACGGCGCACGCCCAGCGGCGCATGGCGCGTGTGCGCAAGGTGGCGCCGCCCGAGGTGCAGCTGGCCATCACCTGCGCGCTCGAGCACTTCACGGCCATGATGGCGGAGCAGCTGCTGGGCAACGAGCTCATGAGCGAGGGCGTCCCGGAGTCGCACGCGACGATGTGGCGCTGGCACGCGGCGGAGGAGGCCGAGCACAAGGCCGTGGCCTTCGACGTGTACATGACGGTGGACGGCAGCTACGTGCGCCGCATCCGCACGTACCTGGTGGTGTCGTTCATGTTCTCCGCCACCACGCTCGCCACCACCTACTACCTCATGGCCAAAGACGGGACGTTCTTCAGCCTGAAGAACCACGCACAGCTGCTGCGCTTCCTGCTCGTCTCGCCGGGGCTGTCGCGCAAGGTGCTGCCCGGCTGGTTCGACTACCTGCGCCCGAACTTCCATCCGTGGGATCGGGACGACCGCCACCTGCTCGAGCGCTGGAAGCGCGAGTGGGCGCCCTCCTTCCGGTGA
- a CDS encoding DNA repair ATPase codes for MANDGTAASAAPGAPDPNGGVDAEAQSGADYEVIRRRLLSQGVALRERLDGLNQRRVETFGSSALEVLGQVRVRTEHACVPRDIVQVRGRLLFGYAVEFQLKEQVDVQHVLSLHRFEHVNGDYDLGHVPAGGEDAQLLEDPRFVADFNELFRYYRDAKLIQLRRTAGKLLAVVQTGATTRDVKVLRWSIEPDGSVRYVDNRGDRDHVFPEPYDFKWVLAGRDAQVTGTHPHLNILDTLFVETLGGDLTIKVENNTSTGRGIYSEPVDDVNQTLDDGEFRYAKVGDLILLRVHPFREEKPRYLVYDPRAQRVVRLDAIGQACRQLPEGHGIVFPGGYYLQTGDYKVFDAQPAGMELKTSVRAPNGEDVLYVFHERVSGRYALLPYNLIRKEMQTPIQCHGYSIFDDGEMIVFRSESAEPSRVHPMQVWRTPFCSAEVAAAAPTDGSLMARIGNAELVRGLSDAYAIGRLTETAEPQRHTFEDLIRAVDRALDAYFWLDEAEVALRRPLIELRATADSIVGEFEKVLALRDRAKAALDEARGQQVALLDAARSEQGSVAAYMQTLSSLRRHQGRLVALEDLRFMDLGRVAGLREEAKQAFEQVSETCVHFLTGDQALRPIAQELTEIEAQVADVTRVTEMVPLDARLVEVSEGLTVISEVVAGLSVDDATVRTRILEAISAVLGQQNRVRAVAQARRKSLAAAEGKAEFAAQFQLLSQSVASALAAAETPEGCDTELTRLMVQVEELEARFSELDEFLSDIAEKREEIQSAFDAKKQRLLDERNRRVQNLVGAAERILTGVRRRAASFGETEGLEAYFAADPMLLKLREIADKLRALGGAVHADEVESKTKSARQDALRGLRDKLDLFGSGGDLIRFGRHEFSVNDQPFELSLVPRAGGLSFHVAGTDYFTQAEHPQLEALRPLFEQSLVSESPEVYRGEYLAATLLFEAEEPSTLGAEPTGGEGALTLAALHAAQREPGGLLALVQARARDRYDEGYERGVHDADAAAILERLLTLLESAGPLRFAGEARAAAMLFWGHRVGAAEGDDWQRRARSLGRLRERFGEGRAFAELADELGQRIAEMLATSGLAKTAARLAAPGLAAEAGAYLAEILRAPQTRFIVSAEAAKLRERLQQRLDLDGTRRDLDEELSGLSHQLPAQHGVALAWLTAFGRTLDAPPPEPVLHEAAALWLSESVINHEASAALLQADATDLLGQHPRIVDRRLGLRVDELLPRLRRYQREQVPAFRALRALRHELINAEAARLRLEELRPRVMTSFVRNRLIDEVYLPMVGDNLAKQMGAAGATKRTDLMGLLLLVSPPGYGKTTLMEYVASRLGLAFVKVNGPSLGHQVLSLDPAEAPNATARQEVEKINLAFEMGNNVMLYLDDIQHTHPELLQKFISLCDGQRRIEGVFRGRTRTYDLRGKKLAVVMAGNPYTESGEKFQIPDMLANRADTYNLGDVLSGREEAFALSYIENALTSNAVLAPLAGRDPKDLRALVRMARGETVPSSELSHPYSAAELNAITAVLRHLFTARDVLLRVNAEYVRSASQADAYRTEPPFKLQGSYRNMNKIAEKVVAAMNADELQTLVDDHYRGEAQTLTTGAEQNLLKLAELRGRLSAAEAQRWAEIKGEFRRQKTMGGADEDPVTRLTGTLSGLGLELAAIRDAVLGRAVGPHD; via the coding sequence ATGGCCAACGACGGAACGGCAGCGTCCGCTGCGCCCGGTGCCCCCGATCCGAATGGGGGCGTGGACGCCGAAGCGCAGAGCGGCGCGGACTACGAGGTCATCCGCAGGCGGCTCCTCTCCCAGGGGGTCGCGCTGCGGGAGCGCCTCGACGGGCTGAACCAACGGCGCGTCGAGACCTTCGGCAGCTCGGCCCTCGAGGTGCTCGGGCAGGTGCGGGTGCGCACGGAGCACGCGTGCGTGCCGCGCGACATCGTCCAGGTGCGCGGGCGCTTGCTGTTCGGTTACGCCGTCGAGTTCCAGCTCAAGGAGCAGGTGGACGTGCAGCACGTGCTCTCGCTGCACCGCTTCGAGCACGTGAACGGGGACTACGACCTCGGGCACGTGCCGGCCGGGGGCGAGGACGCGCAGCTGCTCGAGGACCCACGCTTCGTCGCCGACTTCAACGAGCTGTTTCGCTACTACCGCGACGCCAAGCTGATCCAGCTGCGACGCACCGCCGGCAAGCTGCTGGCGGTGGTGCAGACGGGCGCGACCACGCGCGACGTGAAGGTGCTGCGCTGGAGCATCGAGCCCGACGGGTCGGTGCGCTACGTGGACAACCGCGGCGACCGCGACCACGTCTTCCCCGAGCCCTACGACTTCAAGTGGGTGCTGGCGGGGCGTGACGCGCAGGTCACGGGCACGCACCCGCACCTGAACATCCTCGACACGCTCTTCGTGGAGACACTGGGCGGGGACCTGACGATCAAGGTCGAGAACAACACGAGCACCGGCCGGGGCATCTACAGCGAGCCCGTCGACGACGTGAATCAGACGCTGGACGACGGTGAATTCCGCTACGCCAAGGTGGGGGACCTGATCCTGCTGCGCGTCCACCCGTTCCGCGAGGAGAAGCCGCGCTACCTGGTGTACGACCCGCGCGCGCAGCGGGTGGTACGCCTGGACGCCATCGGGCAGGCGTGCCGTCAGCTGCCCGAGGGGCACGGCATCGTGTTCCCGGGCGGCTACTACCTGCAGACGGGGGACTACAAGGTCTTCGACGCGCAGCCCGCCGGGATGGAGCTGAAGACCTCGGTGCGGGCCCCAAACGGCGAGGACGTGCTCTACGTGTTCCACGAGCGCGTCAGCGGGCGCTACGCGCTCTTGCCCTACAACCTCATCCGCAAGGAGATGCAGACGCCCATCCAGTGCCACGGCTACAGCATCTTCGACGACGGCGAGATGATCGTCTTCCGCTCCGAGAGCGCGGAGCCGTCGCGCGTGCACCCGATGCAGGTGTGGCGGACGCCGTTCTGTTCCGCGGAGGTCGCCGCGGCGGCGCCCACGGACGGCTCGCTCATGGCGCGCATCGGCAACGCCGAGCTGGTGCGCGGGCTCTCGGACGCCTACGCCATCGGGCGGCTGACGGAGACCGCCGAGCCGCAGCGGCACACGTTCGAGGACCTGATCCGCGCCGTCGACCGCGCGCTCGACGCGTACTTCTGGCTGGACGAGGCCGAGGTGGCGTTGCGTCGCCCGCTGATCGAGCTGCGGGCCACGGCCGACAGCATCGTCGGCGAGTTCGAGAAGGTGCTGGCGCTGCGCGACCGCGCCAAGGCGGCTCTGGATGAAGCGCGCGGGCAGCAGGTGGCCCTGCTCGATGCGGCGCGCAGCGAGCAGGGGAGCGTGGCCGCGTACATGCAGACCCTCTCGTCGCTGCGGCGTCACCAAGGGCGCCTGGTGGCCCTCGAGGACCTGCGCTTCATGGACCTGGGCCGTGTGGCGGGCTTGCGCGAGGAGGCCAAGCAGGCCTTCGAGCAGGTCAGCGAGACCTGCGTGCACTTCCTGACCGGGGACCAGGCGCTGCGCCCCATCGCCCAGGAGCTGACCGAGATCGAGGCCCAGGTGGCGGACGTCACCCGTGTGACGGAGATGGTCCCGCTGGACGCGCGGCTGGTGGAGGTCAGCGAGGGGCTCACGGTCATCAGCGAGGTGGTGGCCGGGCTGAGCGTGGACGACGCCACGGTGCGCACGCGCATCCTCGAGGCCATCAGCGCCGTGCTCGGGCAGCAGAACCGCGTGCGTGCGGTGGCCCAGGCGCGCCGCAAGTCGCTGGCTGCGGCCGAGGGCAAGGCCGAGTTCGCCGCGCAGTTCCAGCTGCTGTCGCAGTCGGTGGCCAGCGCGCTGGCGGCGGCCGAGACCCCAGAGGGCTGCGACACCGAGCTGACGCGCCTGATGGTGCAGGTGGAGGAGCTCGAGGCGCGCTTCAGCGAGCTGGACGAGTTCCTGTCCGACATCGCCGAGAAGCGCGAGGAGATCCAGAGCGCGTTCGACGCCAAGAAGCAGCGCCTGCTGGATGAGCGCAACCGCCGCGTCCAGAACCTGGTGGGGGCCGCCGAGCGCATCCTGACGGGCGTGCGCCGGCGCGCGGCCAGCTTCGGCGAGACCGAGGGGCTCGAGGCCTACTTCGCGGCCGACCCCATGCTGCTGAAGCTGCGCGAGATCGCCGACAAGCTGCGCGCGCTGGGCGGCGCGGTGCACGCGGACGAGGTGGAGAGCAAGACCAAGTCGGCGCGGCAGGACGCGCTGCGCGGGCTGCGCGACAAGCTGGACCTGTTCGGTAGCGGGGGCGACCTCATCCGCTTCGGACGGCACGAATTCAGCGTCAACGACCAGCCCTTCGAGCTGAGCCTGGTGCCGCGCGCGGGAGGCCTCAGCTTCCATGTGGCGGGCACGGACTACTTCACGCAGGCCGAGCACCCGCAGCTGGAGGCGCTAAGGCCGCTGTTCGAGCAGAGCCTGGTGAGCGAGAGCCCCGAGGTCTACCGCGGCGAGTACCTGGCCGCGACGCTGCTGTTCGAGGCCGAGGAGCCCAGCACGCTGGGGGCCGAGCCCACGGGCGGCGAGGGCGCGCTGACGCTCGCGGCGCTGCACGCGGCCCAGCGCGAGCCGGGCGGGCTGCTGGCGCTGGTGCAGGCGCGCGCGCGCGACCGCTACGACGAGGGCTACGAGCGCGGCGTGCACGACGCCGACGCGGCCGCGATCCTCGAGCGACTCCTCACGCTACTCGAGTCCGCTGGTCCGCTGCGCTTCGCGGGGGAGGCGCGCGCAGCGGCCATGCTCTTCTGGGGGCACCGCGTGGGCGCCGCCGAGGGCGACGACTGGCAGCGGCGCGCGCGCAGCCTCGGGCGGCTGCGTGAGCGCTTTGGCGAGGGGCGCGCCTTCGCCGAGCTGGCCGACGAGCTGGGGCAGCGCATCGCCGAGATGCTGGCCACCTCGGGCCTCGCCAAGACCGCGGCGCGGCTCGCGGCGCCTGGGCTCGCCGCCGAAGCGGGGGCCTACCTGGCCGAGATCCTGCGCGCCCCGCAGACGCGCTTCATCGTCTCCGCGGAGGCGGCCAAGCTGCGCGAACGTCTGCAGCAGCGCCTGGACCTGGACGGCACGCGACGCGACCTGGACGAGGAGCTGAGCGGGCTGAGCCACCAGCTGCCAGCGCAACACGGCGTCGCGCTGGCGTGGCTCACGGCCTTTGGGCGCACGCTGGACGCGCCCCCGCCCGAGCCCGTGCTGCACGAGGCGGCCGCGCTGTGGCTGAGCGAGAGCGTCATCAACCACGAGGCCTCGGCGGCGCTGCTGCAGGCCGACGCGACCGACCTGCTGGGGCAGCACCCGCGCATCGTGGACCGCCGCCTTGGCCTGCGCGTGGACGAGCTGCTGCCGCGCCTGCGCCGCTACCAACGCGAACAGGTGCCCGCCTTCCGCGCGCTGCGCGCCCTGCGCCACGAGCTCATCAACGCCGAGGCCGCGCGCCTGCGCCTCGAGGAGCTGCGGCCGCGCGTGATGACGTCCTTCGTGCGCAACCGGCTGATCGACGAGGTCTACCTGCCCATGGTGGGCGACAACCTCGCGAAGCAGATGGGCGCGGCGGGGGCCACCAAGCGCACCGACCTGATGGGCCTCTTGCTGCTCGTCTCTCCTCCGGGCTACGGCAAGACCACGCTCATGGAGTACGTGGCCAGCCGGCTGGGTCTCGCCTTCGTCAAGGTCAACGGGCCGTCGCTGGGGCACCAGGTGCTGTCGCTGGACCCGGCCGAGGCCCCCAACGCCACGGCGCGCCAGGAGGTGGAGAAGATCAACCTGGCGTTCGAGATGGGCAACAACGTGATGCTCTACCTCGACGACATCCAGCACACGCACCCCGAGCTGCTGCAGAAGTTCATCTCGCTGTGCGACGGGCAGCGGCGCATCGAGGGTGTGTTCCGTGGGCGCACGCGCACGTACGACCTGCGCGGCAAGAAGCTCGCCGTGGTGATGGCGGGCAACCCCTACACGGAGAGCGGCGAGAAGTTCCAGATCCCGGACATGCTCGCGAACCGCGCCGACACCTACAACCTGGGCGACGTGCTGAGCGGGCGCGAGGAGGCCTTCGCGCTCAGCTACATCGAGAACGCGCTCACCTCGAACGCGGTGCTCGCGCCGCTGGCCGGGCGCGACCCGAAGGACCTGCGCGCGCTGGTGCGCATGGCGCGCGGCGAGACCGTGCCCAGCAGCGAGCTCAGCCACCCCTACAGCGCGGCCGAGCTCAACGCGATCACCGCGGTGTTGCGTCACCTCTTCACCGCGCGCGACGTGCTCCTGCGCGTCAACGCCGAGTACGTGCGCTCGGCCAGCCAAGCGGACGCCTACCGCACCGAGCCGCCCTTCAAGCTGCAGGGCAGCTACCGCAACATGAACAAGATCGCGGAGAAGGTGGTGGCGGCCATGAACGCGGACGAGCTGCAGACGCTGGTCGACGATCACTACCGCGGCGAGGCCCAGACGCTGACCACGGGCGCCGAGCAGAACCTACTCAAGCTGGCCGAGCTGCGCGGGAGGCTGAGCGCCGCGGAGGCGCAGCGCTGGGCGGAGATCAAGGGCGAATTCCGGCGCCAGAAGACGATGGGCGGCGCGGACGAGGACCCGGTCACCCGCCTGACGGGTACGCTGAGCGGGCTGGGCTTGGAGCTGGCCGCCATCCGCGACGCCGTCCTGGGGCGCGCCGTGGGGCCTCACGACTGA
- a CDS encoding DUF1449 family protein yields MATRARERLPTPMEDFLQTVLSFPTVIYTTGLGIVLVYWLTVILGALDIDVFGVDGDLDWDVDVGADGVGDVADGADVGDAGDAADGGDAGGEGEGSASGLAAILTVLRLRHAPLTVTLTVVLLAGWVCAYVGARVLLPLLPVPAWLGALLVALLAFVLALPVASLLTRPLGPLFVVHQGRSKQSYVGTTCTIRTGRVDARDGQAIIDEDGTSLLVRVRCDDEGALKRGDAALIIGYHAEADVYDVEPLRAVLPQSDGHPSDS; encoded by the coding sequence ATGGCCACCCGCGCGCGTGAGAGGCTCCCGACCCCTATGGAGGACTTCCTGCAGACGGTGCTCAGCTTCCCGACGGTGATCTACACCACGGGCCTCGGCATCGTGCTCGTCTACTGGCTCACGGTCATCCTGGGCGCCCTGGACATCGACGTGTTCGGCGTGGACGGCGACCTCGACTGGGACGTGGACGTCGGCGCCGACGGCGTGGGCGACGTGGCGGACGGCGCGGACGTCGGCGATGCAGGCGATGCGGCCGACGGGGGAGACGCAGGCGGCGAAGGGGAGGGCAGCGCCTCGGGCCTGGCGGCCATCCTGACCGTGCTGCGCCTGCGGCACGCGCCCCTGACCGTGACCCTGACGGTGGTGCTCCTGGCCGGGTGGGTCTGTGCCTATGTCGGCGCCCGTGTCCTGCTGCCCCTGCTGCCCGTCCCCGCGTGGCTCGGTGCGCTGCTCGTGGCGCTGCTGGCGTTCGTGCTGGCGCTGCCCGTGGCGTCGCTGCTCACGCGCCCACTCGGGCCGCTGTTCGTGGTGCACCAGGGGCGCAGCAAGCAGAGCTACGTGGGCACCACGTGCACCATCCGTACGGGGCGCGTGGACGCGCGCGACGGCCAGGCCATCATCGACGAGGACGGAACCAGCCTGCTCGTGCGGGTGCGCTGCGACGACGAAGGCGCGCTCAAGCGCGGCGACGCGGCGCTGATCATCGGGTACCACGCCGAGGCGGACGTGTACGACGTCGAGCCCCTGCGCGCGGTGCTCCCACAATCGGACGGGCACCCGTCCGATTCCTGA
- a CDS encoding diguanylate cyclase yields MHREGLRLVIERLFGYERAALIGLPVERLVPVEARQQHVQKRERYERVGRTRSMSDLDTLAPVRQNGELVPVEISLSPVDTSIGKLTIAIVRDVTRRRALEADLRHASTHDGLTGLFNRTHLESVRSSLEASGQMVGVVLMDIDGLKAVNDTYGHEAGDQLIKRVAVVLRAMSAPEDVPTRLGGDEFALLVPGTDEAGLAAKVELLGDELARHNELHRGRPLSFSLGAALTEQRGGIALAMRVADRRMYEDKRQRRRARGEPDGSVPPPSATPR; encoded by the coding sequence GTGCACCGCGAAGGTCTTCGTTTGGTCATCGAGCGGCTCTTCGGATACGAGCGCGCCGCGCTGATCGGCTTGCCCGTGGAGCGGCTGGTGCCCGTCGAAGCGCGGCAGCAGCACGTGCAGAAGCGCGAGCGATACGAGCGCGTGGGCCGGACGCGCTCCATGAGCGACCTCGACACCCTCGCCCCCGTCCGCCAGAACGGCGAGCTGGTGCCTGTGGAGATCAGCCTGAGCCCAGTGGACACGTCCATCGGCAAGCTGACCATCGCCATCGTGCGCGACGTGACCCGGCGACGGGCGTTGGAGGCCGACCTGCGCCACGCGAGCACGCACGACGGGCTGACGGGGCTGTTCAACCGGACCCACCTCGAGTCCGTCCGGTCGAGCCTCGAAGCGAGCGGCCAGATGGTCGGGGTCGTCCTGATGGACATCGACGGCCTCAAGGCCGTGAACGACACCTACGGGCACGAGGCGGGCGATCAGCTGATCAAGCGCGTGGCCGTGGTGCTGCGCGCCATGTCCGCGCCAGAGGACGTCCCCACACGTCTGGGAGGCGACGAGTTCGCGCTGCTGGTGCCGGGCACGGACGAGGCGGGTCTGGCCGCGAAGGTGGAGCTCTTGGGGGACGAGCTCGCGCGCCACAACGAGCTGCATCGCGGCCGGCCGCTCTCGTTCTCGCTCGGGGCCGCGTTGACGGAGCAGCGCGGCGGCATCGCGCTGGCCATGCGCGTGGCGGACCGCCGCATGTACGAAGACAAGCGCCAGCGGCGCAGGGCTCGCGGAGAGCCAGACGGGAGCGTGCCTCCTCCGTCTGCCACGCCCCGCTGA
- the dapF gene encoding diaminopimelate epimerase, whose product MALERMFKYEGLGNDFLVIERPRGARDDAADASLARALCDRHFGVGADGLLFVDPEQPSMHVVNADGSIPEMCGNGLRCVALHYVRRAGDNVLARTFDVATGAGPHTCRVERNASDPDDAWVTVEMAVPSLEPAEVPTRHEQPMVDAPTEVGEQTLHLTAISMGNPHAVTFDALGADPRPQQLALGPLVQTLPLFPRGVNVGFVQTLAADADGLARHFQLDVLERGAGWTLACGTGACAAGVAAVLTARAPRHEALRFELPGGPLEITVGEVGDRVRMRGPARLVFELSPSARLTGALRA is encoded by the coding sequence ATGGCGCTGGAACGCATGTTCAAGTACGAAGGCCTCGGCAACGACTTCCTCGTGATCGAGCGGCCGCGCGGCGCGCGCGACGACGCCGCCGACGCGAGCCTGGCGCGGGCCCTGTGCGACCGGCACTTCGGTGTGGGCGCAGACGGCCTGTTGTTCGTGGACCCGGAGCAGCCGTCCATGCACGTGGTCAACGCGGACGGCAGCATCCCCGAGATGTGCGGCAACGGCCTGCGCTGCGTGGCGCTGCACTACGTGCGGCGGGCGGGCGACAACGTGCTGGCGCGCACCTTCGACGTGGCGACGGGGGCGGGGCCCCACACCTGCCGCGTCGAGCGCAACGCCTCGGACCCGGACGACGCCTGGGTCACGGTGGAGATGGCCGTACCCTCCCTCGAGCCCGCCGAGGTGCCCACCCGGCACGAGCAGCCAATGGTGGACGCGCCGACCGAGGTGGGCGAGCAGACCCTGCACCTGACGGCCATCTCCATGGGCAACCCGCACGCCGTCACCTTCGACGCGCTCGGCGCGGACCCGCGACCGCAGCAGCTGGCGCTCGGCCCTCTGGTGCAGACGCTGCCCCTCTTCCCGCGCGGCGTGAACGTCGGCTTCGTCCAGACCCTCGCGGCCGACGCGGACGGACTGGCGCGTCACTTCCAGCTGGACGTGCTCGAGCGCGGGGCCGGCTGGACCCTGGCCTGCGGCACGGGCGCGTGCGCGGCGGGCGTGGCAGCGGTGCTGACGGCGCGCGCCCCCCGCCACGAGGCGCTGCGCTTCGAGCTACCGGGCGGGCCGCTGGAGATCACGGTCGGTGAGGTGGGTGACCGCGTGCGCATGCGCGGCCCGGCGCGCTTGGTGTTCGAGCTGTCGCCGAGCGCCCGGCTCACGGGAGCGCTCCGCGCATGA